A genome region from Camelina sativa cultivar DH55 chromosome 10, Cs, whole genome shotgun sequence includes the following:
- the LOC104718330 gene encoding F-box/kelch-repeat protein At4g19865-like, whose amino-acid sequence MNLQEEPPEKKKTKTSSSSPSLSLIPDEILVNCLARISRSNYPTLSLVSKTFCSILSSTELYAARAHLGTTEQCLYVCLWDLGSYRFPHWFTLWTNPNRTLPDSMIRRRRKKKTAGQLLVPISSFNFPSVATATAVVGSEIYVFGGPVGYEPSSEVRVLDCRSNTWRDAPSMNAARKFAPTCVYGEKIYVMGGCQGSEKNESWAEVFDTKTQTWERLTDPGDEIRKCRISRIREIEGKIKFGNVERKMYGYDTKQCKWENCVNESAIYARLECIMENVSYGFWNKRLLWYDIINGYWKGVRGLESLLGMYMRNGGSRGNKTKLVCCGGKFLLIWEGYMNRDPNNRKKIWCAEIVIEERNDGIERWGIVERVDVLRTVPRLCQLLHCLVVSV is encoded by the coding sequence ATGAACCTCCAAGAAGAAccaccggagaagaagaagaccaagacctcttcttcatctccgtcGCTTTCTCTAATTCCCGACGAAATCCTTGTGAACTGCTTAGCCCGGATCTCGAGGTCGAACTACCCAACACTCTCACTCGTTTCGAAAACCTTCTGTTCAATCCTCTCTTCCACTGAGCTCTACGCAGCCAGAGCTCACCTAGGAACCACCGAGCAGTGTCTCTACGTCTGTCTATGGGATCTTGGAAGTTATAGATTTCCCCATTGGTTCACACTTTGGACTAACCCTAACCGAACCCTACCCGACTCCATGATtaggaggagaaggaagaagaagacagctGGACAGTTGTTGGTTCCGATTAGCTCTTTTAATTTTCCATCTGTAGCAACGGCCACTGCTGTTGTTGGTTCTGAAATTTATGTATTCGGCGGACCAGTCGGCTATGAACCGTCCTCTGAAGTGCGGGTGCTTGATTGTCGCAGCAACACGTGGCGCGATGCCCCTAGTATGAATGCAGCCAGGAAATTTGCACCTACATGTGTCTACGGTGAGAAGATATATGTAATGGGAGGGTGCCAAGGATCAGAGAAGAACGAATCATGGGCTGAGGTGTTCGACACAAAGACTCAGACTTGGGAACGCCTCACCGACCCGGGTGATGAGATACGTAAGTGTCGCATTAGCAGAATCAGAGAGATCGAAGGTAAAATTAAGTTCGGGAATGTAGAAAGAAAGATGTATGGTTATGACACAAAGCAATGTAAATGGGAGAACTGTGTAAACGAAAGCGCAATTTATGCGAGGTTGGAATGTATAATGGAGAATGTTTCATATGGCTTTTGGAACAAGCGCTTGTTGTGGTATGACATTATAAATGGGTATTGGAAAGGGGTGAGAGGGTTAGAGTCATTACTAGGGATGTACATGAGGAATGGTGGATCAAGGGGTAATAAGACTAAACTAGTTTGCTGTGGTGGGAAATTCTTGCTTATTTGGGAAGGTTATATGAATCGTGATCCCAATAATAGGAAGAAGATTTGGTGTGCGGAAATCGTGATAGAAGAGCGTAATGATGGAATTGAGCGTTGGGGAATTGTTGAGAGGGTTGATGTTTTGCGTACCGTCCCTAGATTATGTCAGCTCTTGCATTGCCTCGTTGTCTCGGTTTGA
- the LOC104718331 gene encoding LOW QUALITY PROTEIN: protein PHLOEM PROTEIN 2-LIKE A2-like (The sequence of the model RefSeq protein was modified relative to this genomic sequence to represent the inferred CDS: inserted 1 base in 1 codon) — protein sequence MGILCSMFSKPKTQNNEAIKDANSPPLSLDTTSSSQLKDDVSLNHKKEKNLIEDDEGKSKKNSFMVNARDLSITWAGSQSNKFWSWFSDPDQTSSDVRIEVAKTERVAWLEVXGKFEAEKLTPNRLYEVVFVVKLIDSAKGWGYRVNFKLVLPTGDTKERRENLNMLERNRWVEILAGEFRTTPEHLSGKIEFSMFEVQSGQWKSGLIVQGVAIRPKN from the exons ATGGGAATACTATGTTCAATGTTCTCAAAGCCAAAGACACAGAACAACGAAGCCATAAAAGATGcaaactctcctcctctttCACTTGATACGACGTCATCTTCTCAGCTCAAAGATGATGTTTCGTTGAATCACAAGAAAGAG AAGAACTTGATAGAGGATGATGAGggcaaatcaaagaaaaacagTTTCATGGTGAACGCGAGAGATCTCTCAATAACATGGGCAGGGTCTCAGTCAAATAAATTTTGGAGTTGGTTCTCTGATCCTGACCAAACATCAAG TGATGTAAGAATTGAGGTTGCAAAGACGGAACGAGTAGCTTGGTTAGAGG GCGGCAAATTCGAGGCTGAGAAACTAACTCCCAACAGGTTGTACGAGGTTGTGTTTGTTGTTAAGCTAATAGATTCTGCCAAAGGATGGGGATATCGGGTTAACTTCAAACTGGTTCTGCCTACCGGAGACACAAAAGAGCGGCGAGAAAATTTGAATATGTTAGAGAGAAACCGGTGGGTGGAGATTTTGGCCGGTGAGTTCAGGACAACGCCAGAACATCTCTCCGGAAAGATTGAGTTTTCGATGTTTGAGGTTCAAAGTGGACAGTGGAAGTCTGGTTTGATTGTGCAAGGTGTTGCTATTAGACCCAAGAATTGA
- the LOC104718333 gene encoding protein PHLOEM PROTEIN 2-LIKE A1-like, protein MFGNKESEYFVPVKNEASPISTSTKKAPPVKSPHNCEAILRDADPPVSVSSVNLFEQLRSGVFLKPTKQIKYWVDERNSNCFMLFAKNLSITWSDDPNYWTWFTDTESPNETVVEAAELENVCWLDIVGKFDTRNLTPGITYEVVFKVKLEDPAYGWDMPVNLKLVLPYSKEKPQEQKVSLRELPRYKWVDIRVGEFITDKSAAGEITFSMYEHEAGVWKKGLFLKGVTIRPKH, encoded by the exons ATGTTTGGCAACAAGGAATCGGAATACTTTGTTCCGGTGAAGAATGAAGCTTCGCCTATATCAACTTCAACAAAGAAAGCTCCACCGGTTAAATCTCCACATAACTGTGAGGCCATTCTCAGAGACGCAGATCCTCCGGTCTCTGTGTCTTCTGTTAATCTCTTTGAACAGCTACGGTCTGGTGTTTTCTTGAAGCCCACGAAACAG ATCAAATATTGGGTGGACGAAAGAAACAGCAACTGCTTCATGCTCTTTGCAAAGAACCTCTCTATCACTTGGTCCGATGACCCCAACTATTGGACTTGGTTTACCGACACAGAGTCACCAAA CGAGACAGTTGTGGAAGCTGCGGAATTGGAAAATGTTTGTTGGCTCGACATCGTGGGAAAATTCGACACGAGGAACCTCACTCCGGGGATTACGTACGAGGTGGTCTTTAAGGTGAAGCTAGAGGATCCTGCCTATGGATGGGATATGCCAGTGAACCTAAAGCTAGTCTTGCCTTACAGTAAGGAGAAACCACAGGAGCAAAAGGTGAGTTTGAGGGAACTTCCAAGGTATAAATGGGTCGATATCAGAGTCGGAGAGTTTATAACTGATAAATCCGCAGCCGGAGAGATCACTTTCTCAATGTATGAGCATGAGGCTGGTGTTTGGAAGAAAGGGCTCTTCCTCAAAGGTGTTACAATTCGTCCAAAACATTAG
- the LOC104718332 gene encoding lecithin-cholesterol acyltransferase-like 4 isoform X2, producing MSLLLEEIIRSVEALLKLRNRNQEPYVDPNLDPVLLVPGIAGSILNAVDHESGKEERVWVRIFGADHEFRTKMWSRFDPSTGKTISLDPKTSIVVPQDRAGLHAIDVLDPDMIVGRESVFYFHEMIVEMLGWGFEEGKTLFGFGYDFRQSNRLQETLDQFAKKLETVYKASGEKKINVISHSMGGLLVKCFMGLHCDIFEKYVKNWIAIAAPFRGAPGYITSTLLNGMSFVNGWEQNFFVSKWSMHQLLIECPSIYELMCCPYFTWEIPPVLELWREKQSNDGVGSSDVVLESYRSLESLEVFTKSLSNNTANYCGESIDLPFNWKIMEWAHKTKKVLASAKLPSQVKFYNIYGTNLETPHSVCYGNEKMPVKDLTNLRYFQPTYICVDGDGTVPVESAMADGLEAVARVGVPGEHRGILNDHRVFRMLKKWLNVGEPDPFYNPINDYVILPTTFEMKKYHENGLEVASVKESWDIISDDNNIGIAGSTMSSISVSEPGNDQNPQAEARATLTVQPQNDGRQHVELNAVSVSVDA from the exons ATGTCTCTGTTACTAGAAGAGATCATTCGATCAGTAGAGGCTTTGCTGAAGCTTAGAAATCGGAATCAGGAACCCTATGTCGACCCGAATCTAGACCCGGTTCTTTTGGTTCCGGGTATCGCTGGCTCGATTCTCAACGCTGTTGATCATGAGAGCGGGAAAGAAGAACGTGTTTGGGTTAGGATCTTTGGTGCTGATCACGAGTTTCGAACTAAGATGTGGTCTCGTTTTGATCCTTCAACtg GTAAAACGATCTCTCTTGATCCAAAAACGAGTATTGTGGTTCCTCAAGATAGAGCTGGGCTTCATGCTATTGATGTCTTAGACCCTGATATG ATTGTTGGACGTGAGTCTGTGTTCTATTTCCATGAGATGATTGTTGAGATGCTTGGATGGGGATTCGAAGAAGGGAAAAccctttttggttttggttatgattTCCGGCAAAGCAACAG ATTGCAGGAAACGTTGGATCAGTTTGCTAAGAAGTTGGAAACAGTTTACAAAGCTTcaggagagaagaagattaatgTTATAAGTCATTCTATGGGAGGACTGTTGGTGAAATGTTTCATGGGTCTGCATTGTGAT ATATTCGAGAAGTATGTAAAGAATTGGATTGCTATTGCTGCTCCATTCCGAG GTGCTCCTGGATATATCACATCGACTTTACTAAATGGAATGTCATTTGTCAATGGTTGGGAGCAGAACTTTTTCGTCTCTAAGTGGAGCATGCATCAGTTG CTTATTGAGTGTCCATCCATATATGAGCTGATGTGTTGCCCGTATTTCACATGGGAAATCCCTCCTGTTTTAGAGCTGtggagagagaaacagagcaatgatGGAGTTGGAAGCTCTGATGTTGTTCTTGAGTCTTACCGTAGCCTGGAAAGCCTTGAAGTTTTCACGAAATCTCTTTCGAATAATACG GCTAATTATTGTGGAGAGTCCATTGATCTTCCTTTTAACTGGAAGATCATGGAGTGGGCACACAAAACCAAGAAAGTATTAGCCTCTGCTAAGCTTCCTTCTCAAGTTAAATTCTATAACATATATGGGACCAATTTAGAAACCCCTCATAGTGTCTG CTATGGGAATGAGAAGATGCCTGTCAAAGATCTAACAAATCTAAGATACTTCCAG CCGACGTATATATGCGTTGACGGTGATGGCACAGTCCCGGTAGAATCTGCCATG GCGGATGGGCTTGAAGCAGTAGCAAGAGTTGGAGTCCCTGGTGAACACCGTGGAATTCTCAACGATCACCGTGTTTTCCGAATGCTAAAAAAATGGCTAAATGTAGGCGAACCTGACCCGTTCTACAACCCAATAAACGACTATGTCATCCTTCCCACCACATTTGAAATGAAGAAATACCACGAGAACGGACTCGAGGTTGCTTCAGTGAAAGAATCATGGGACATCATATCAG ATGACAACAATATTGGCATAGCCGGGTCAACCATGAGCTCCATATCGGTCTCTGAACCCGGGAATGATCAAAACCCTCAAGCTGAAGCTCGTGCAACCTTAACCGTTCAACCACAAAACGATGGTAGACAGCATGTAGAGCTCAATGCTGTAAGTGTCTCGGTTGATGCATAA
- the LOC104718332 gene encoding lecithin-cholesterol acyltransferase-like 4 isoform X1 gives MSLLLEEIIRSVEALLKLRNRNQEPYVDPNLDPVLLVPGIAGSILNAVDHESGKEERVWVRIFGADHEFRTKMWSRFDPSTGKTISLDPKTSIVVPQDRAGLHAIDVLDPDMIVGRESVFYFHEMIVEMLGWGFEEGKTLFGFGYDFRQSNRLQETLDQFAKKLETVYKASGEKKINVISHSMGGLLVKCFMGLHCDIFEKYVKNWIAIAAPFRGAPGYITSTLLNGMSFVNGWEQNFFVSKWSMHQLLIECPSIYELMCCPYFTWEIPPVLELWREKQSNDGVGSSDVVLESYRSLESLEVFTKSLSNNTANYCGESIDLPFNWKIMEWAHKTKKVLASAKLPSQVKFYNIYGTNLETPHSVCYGNEKMPVKDLTNLRYFQPTYICVDGDGTVPVESAMADGLEAVARVGVPGEHRGILNDHRVFRMLKKWLNVGEPDPFYNPINDYVILPTTFEMKKYHENGLEVASVKESWDIISDDNNIGIAGSTMSSISVSEPGNDQNPQAEARATLTVQPQNDGRQHVELNAVSVSVDA, from the exons ATGTCTCTGTTACTAGAAGAGATCATTCGATCAGTAGAGGCTTTGCTGAAGCTTAGAAATCGGAATCAGGAACCCTATGTCGACCCGAATCTAGACCCGGTTCTTTTGGTTCCGGGTATCGCTGGCTCGATTCTCAACGCTGTTGATCATGAGAGCGGGAAAGAAGAACGTGTTTGGGTTAGGATCTTTGGTGCTGATCACGAGTTTCGAACTAAGATGTGGTCTCGTTTTGATCCTTCAACtg GTAAAACGATCTCTCTTGATCCAAAAACGAGTATTGTGGTTCCTCAAGATAGAGCTGGGCTTCATGCTATTGATGTCTTAGACCCTGATATG ATTGTTGGACGTGAGTCTGTGTTCTATTTCCATGAGATGATTGTTGAGATGCTTGGATGGGGATTCGAAGAAGGGAAAAccctttttggttttggttatgattTCCGGCAAAGCAACAG ATTGCAGGAAACGTTGGATCAGTTTGCTAAGAAGTTGGAAACAGTTTACAAAGCTTcaggagagaagaagattaatgTTATAAGTCATTCTATGGGAGGACTGTTGGTGAAATGTTTCATGGGTCTGCATTGTGAT ATATTCGAGAAGTATGTAAAGAATTGGATTGCTATTGCTGCTCCATTCCGAG GTGCTCCTGGATATATCACATCGACTTTACTAAATGGAATGTCATTTGTCAATGGTTGGGAGCAGAACTTTTTCGTCTCTAAGTGGAGCATGCATCAGTTG CTTATTGAGTGTCCATCCATATATGAGCTGATGTGTTGCCCGTATTTCACATGGGAAATCCCTCCTGTTTTAGAGCTGtggagagagaaacagagcaatgatGGAGTTGGAAGCTCTGATGTTGTTCTTGAGTCTTACCGTAGCCTGGAAAGCCTTGAAGTTTTCACGAAATCTCTTTCGAATAATACG GCTAATTATTGTGGAGAGTCCATTGATCTTCCTTTTAACTGGAAGATCATGGAGTGGGCACACAAAACCAAGAAAGTATTAGCCTCTGCTAAGCTTCCTTCTCAAGTTAAATTCTATAACATATATGGGACCAATTTAGAAACCCCTCATAGTGTCTG CTATGGGAATGAGAAGATGCCTGTCAAAGATCTAACAAATCTAAGATACTTCCAG CCGACGTATATATGCGTTGACGGTGATGGCACAGTCCCGGTAGAATCTGCCATG GCGGATGGGCTTGAAGCAGTAGCAAGAGTTGGAGTCCCTGGTGAACACCGTGGAATTCTCAACGATCACCGTGTTTTCCGAATGCTAAAAAAATGGCTAAATGTAGGCGAACCTGACCCGTTCTACAACCCAATAAACGACTATGTCATCCTTCCCACCACATTTGAAATGAAGAAATACCACGAGAACGGACTCGAGGTTGCTTCAGTGAAAGAATCATGGGACATCATATCAGATGACAACAATATTGGCATAGCCGGGTCAACCATGAGCTCCATATCGGTCTCTGAACCCGGGAATGATCAAAACCCTCAAGCTGAAGCTCGTGCAACCTTAACCGTTCAACCACAAAACGATGGTAGACAGCATGTAGAGCTCAATGCTGTAAGTGTCTCGGTTGATGCATAA
- the LOC104720230 gene encoding peptidyl-prolyl cis-trans isomerase FKBP17-1, chloroplastic-like, protein SPPSIRIFASRSSPSSPSSTVASSRRSISLSIIAVTSSVVSSVCFSSPALAEFSEIPDSGGVKSLDLRIGDGEVPIEGNQIEIHYYGRLAAKQGWRFDSTYDHKDSNGEAVPFTFILGSSEVIRGIETAVRSMKVGGIRRVVIPPSQGYQNTSQEPLPPNFFDRQRLFTTIFNPTRLANGEGSTLGTLVFDIELVSTRRRLNR, encoded by the exons TCTCCACCATCTATCAGAATCTTCGCATCTCGTTCTTCCCCATCATCACCGTCATCCACTGTGGCATCATCTAGAAGATCAATATCTCTGTCAATTATCGCCGTCACGTCTTCCGTCGTCTCCTCTGTTTGCTTCTCTTCTCCGGCACTAGCTGAATTCTCAGAAATCCCTGATTCTGGTGGAGTTAAGAGTCTCGACCTCCGAATCGGCGACGGTGAAGTCCCCATTGAAGGAAATCAG attgaaaTACATTACTATGGGAGGTTGGCTGCGAAGCAAGGATGGAGATTTGATTCAACATATGATCATAAAGACAGTAATGGTGAAGCTGTTCCTTTCACATTCATCCTTGGTTCTAGCGAA GTAATTAGGGGGATTGAAACAGCTGTAAGGTCTATGAAAGTAGGCGGGATTCGTCGCGTGGTTATACCTCCATCTCAAGGATACCAAAATACATCACAAGAACCTCTTCCACCAAAC TTCTTTGACAGACAGAGACTCTTCACGACTATCTTTAACCCAACACGTCTTGCCAATGGAGAAGGTTCAACTCTTGGAACTCTTGTTTTCGACATCGAACTCGTCAGCACCAGACGACGCCTTAATCGATGA
- the LOC104718329 gene encoding F-box/kelch-repeat protein At4g19865-like, whose protein sequence is MNARVEPPEKKKKKKKRKTKDSSPPPPPPPPSSTPSFSLLPDEICENYLARISRSYYPTLSIVSTTFRSILSSTELYKARAQLGSTEQCLYVCLSDRSYQFPQWFTLWINPNRTLPNSFNKRRKKKKKKKGQLLVPITSSNFNSQSVSVAVGSEIYVIGGPVDRAPSSAVRVLDCCSHTWRDAPSMIVARNYASACVYDEKIYVMGGCQGSEDESWGEVFDTKTQTWELLPDPGIEVRKGYAHTRRISECKGKIQLENGMNVYAYDTKLGKWECCDDIKSEMFPGSTCVIDDVSYRYWRYMFLWFDIEKGVWKEVKGLDLLGVKHQRNFGATYNTTKLVSCGGKLLLIWEGFLRYCSNYKKIWCAEIVVEKRGGGEVWGMAEWVDVVHTVPSSCKLWDSLVVTV, encoded by the coding sequence ATGAACGCCCGAGTAGAAccaccggagaagaagaagaagaagaagaagagaaaaacaaaggattcGTCACCGCCTCCGCCTCCGCCTCCGCCGTCGTCAACTCCTTCGTTTTCTTTACTCCCAGATGAAATCTGTGAGAATTACCTAGCTCGGATCTCGAGATCGTACTACCCAACACTCTCGATCGTTTCCACAACCTTCCGCTCAATCCTCTCTTCCACAGAGCTCTACAAAGCCAGAGCTCAACTAGGAAGCACCGAGCAGTGTCTCTATGTCTGTCTATCGGATCGCAGTTATCAATTTCCCCAATGGTTTACACTCTGGATTAACCCTAATCGAACCCTACCCAACTCCTTTaacaagaggaggaagaagaagaagaagaagaagggacaGTTGTTGGTTCCGATTACCTCTTCTAATTTCAATTCTCAATCAGTCTCCGTCGCAGTTGGTTCAGAAATTTATGTAATCGGTGGACCAGTCGATAGAGCACCGTCTTCCGCCGTGAGAGTCCTCGATTGTTGCAGTCACACTTGGCGTGATGCCCCTAGTATGATCGTAGCTCGGAACTATGCATCAGCTTGTGTCTACGATGAGAAGATATACGTAATGGGAGGGTGCCAAGGATCAGAGGACGAATCGTGGGGCGAGGTGTTCGACACAAAGACTCAGACTTGGGAACTTCTCCCTGATCCGGGTATAGAGGTACGTAAAGGTTACGCTCATACACGTAGAATCTCAGAGTGCAAAGGAAAGATCCAATTGGAGAATGGAATGAATGTGTATGCTTACGACACAAAGTTAGGTAAATGGGAATGCTGTGATGATATCAAGAGTGAAATGTTTCCGGGTTCAACATGTGTGATAGATGATGTTTCTTATCGCTATTGGCGCTACATGTTCTTGTGGTTTGACATAGAAAAGGGTGTTTGGAAAGAGGTGAAAGGGTTAGACTTACTAGGAGTCAAGCACCAGAGGAATTTTGGCGCTACTTATAATACGACTAAACTTGTCAGCTGTGGTGGGAAACTCTTACTTATTTGGGAAGGGTTTTTGAGGTATTGTtctaattataagaagatttgGTGTGCGGAAATTGTGGTGGAAAAGCGTGGTGGAGGTGAGGTTTGGGGAATGGCTGAGTGGGTTGATGTTGTGCATACAGTCCCTTCATCATGTAAGCTCTGGGATAGTCTAGTCGTCACGGTTTGA
- the LOC104718327 gene encoding uncharacterized protein LOC104718327, with protein MSYSTIISNNSLLSLATKFSTRGSRLQCTLSMARSAVDETSDSGAFQRTASTFRNFVSRDSNSQFPAESGRYHLYISYACPWASRCISYLKIKGLDDAISFSSVKPIWGRTKETDEHMGWVFPGSDTEVQGADPEHLNGAKSIRELYEIASPNYAGKYTVPVLWDKKLKTVVNNESAEIIRMFNTEFNQIAGNPDLDLYPSHLQEKIDETNEWIYNGINNGVYRCGFAKKQEPYEEAVEQVYEALDRCEEILGKHRYICGNTLTETDIRLFVTLIRFDEVYAVHFKCNKKLIREYPNLFNYTKDIFQIPGMSSTVNMNHIKQHYYGSHPSINPFGIVPHGPNIDYTSPHDRHRFSK; from the exons ATGTCTTATTCCACGATCATCAGCAACAACAGCTTGCTCTCTCTCGCTACAAAGTTCAGTACTCGTGGATCTCGTCTTCAG TGCACACTATCAATGGCTCGATCTGCGGTTGATGAGACATCAGATTCAGGTGCTTTTCAACGAACTGCATCGACATTCCGAAACTTCGTTTCAAGAGACTCAAATTCTCAGTTTCCTGCTGAGTCTGGTAGATACCATCTTTACATATCGTATGCTTGTCCATGGGCTTCTAGATGCATTTCATACTTGAAGATCAAAGGACTTGACGATGCAATAAGCTTCTCG TCTGTAAAACCCATTTGGGGAAGAACCAAAGAAACCGATGAGCATATGGGATGGGTCTTTCCGGGTTCAGATACTGAGGTTCAAGGAGCTGATCCTGAGCATCTTAATGGTGCTAAGAGTATAAGAGAACTCTATGAGATTGCTAGTCCGAACTACGCCGGAAAGTATACTGTTCCT GTTCTGTGGGATAAGAAGCTCAAAACTGTTGTAAACAACGAGAGTGCAGAAATAATCCGGATGTTCAACACCGAGTTCAATCAAATTGCGGGAAATCCTGATCTCGACCTTTACCCTTCTCATCTCCAAGAAAAAATCGATGAAACTAATGAATGGATCTACAATGGGATAAATAACGGTGTCTATAGATGCGGGTttgcaaagaaacaagaaccttATGAGGAG GCAGTTGAGCAAGTGTATGAAGCATTAGATAGATGCGAGGAGATTCTTGGAAAACATCGGTACATCTGTGGTAACACTTTGACTGAAACAGATATCAGATTGTTTGTCACCCTTATAAGATTTGACGAG GTTTATGCGGTCCACTTCAAATGCAACAAGAAACTCATAAGGGAGTATCCGAATCTGTTCAACTACACGAAAGACATTTTCCAGATCCCCGGAATGAGTAGCACGGTGAACATGAATCACATCAAGCAGCATTATTATGGAAGCCACCCGTCGATTAACCCGTTCGGGATCGTCCCTCATGGACCAAACATCGATTACACTTCGCCACATGATCGACACAGATTctccaaatga
- the LOC104718332 gene encoding lecithin-cholesterol acyltransferase-like 4 isoform X3 codes for MSLLLEEIIRSVEALLKLRNRNQEPYVDPNLDPVLLVPGIAGSILNAVDHESGKEERVWVRIFGADHEFRTKMWSRFDPSTGKTISLDPKTSIVVPQDRAGLHAIDVLDPDMIVGRESVFYFHEMIVEMLGWGFEEGKTLFGFGYDFRQSNRLQETLDQFAKKLETVYKASGEKKINVISHSMGGLLVKCFMGLHCDIFEKYVKNWIAIAAPFRGAPGYITSTLLNGMSFVNGWEQNFFVSKWSMHQLLIECPSIYELMCCPYFTWEIPPVLELWREKQSNDGVGSSDVVLESYRSLESLEVFTKSLSNNTANYCGESIDLPFNWKIMEWAHKTKKVLASAKLPSQVKFYNIYGTNLETPHSVCYGNEKMPVKDLTNLRYFQPTYICVDGDGTVPVESAMADGLEAVARVGVPGEHRGILNDHRVFRMLKKWLNVGEPDPFYNPINDYVILPTTFEMKKYHENGLEVASVKESWDIISDDNNIGIAGSTMSSISVSEPGNDQNPQAEARATLTVQPQNDGRQHVELNAVSVSVDA; via the exons ATGTCTCTGTTACTAGAAGAGATCATTCGATCAGTAGAGGCTTTGCTGAAGCTTAGAAATCGGAATCAGGAACCCTATGTCGACCCGAATCTAGACCCGGTTCTTTTGGTTCCGGGTATCGCTGGCTCGATTCTCAACGCTGTTGATCATGAGAGCGGGAAAGAAGAACGTGTTTGGGTTAGGATCTTTGGTGCTGATCACGAGTTTCGAACTAAGATGTGGTCTCGTTTTGATCCTTCAACtg GTAAAACGATCTCTCTTGATCCAAAAACGAGTATTGTGGTTCCTCAAGATAGAGCTGGGCTTCATGCTATTGATGTCTTAGACCCTGATATG ATTGTTGGACGTGAGTCTGTGTTCTATTTCCATGAGATGATTGTTGAGATGCTTGGATGGGGATTCGAAGAAGGGAAAAccctttttggttttggttatgattTCCGGCAAAGCAACAG ACTGCAGGAAACGTTGGACCAGTTTGCTAAAAAGTTGGAAACAGTTTACAAAGCTTcaggagagaagaag attaatgTTATAAGTCATTCTATGGGAGGACTGTTGGTGAAATGTTTCATGGGTCTGCATTGTGAT ATATTCGAGAAGTATGTAAAGAATTGGATTGCTATTGCTGCTCCATTCCGAG GTGCTCCTGGATATATCACATCGACTTTACTAAATGGAATGTCATTTGTCAATGGTTGGGAGCAGAACTTTTTCGTCTCTAAGTGGAGCATGCATCAGTTG CTTATTGAGTGTCCATCCATATATGAGCTGATGTGTTGCCCGTATTTCACATGGGAAATCCCTCCTGTTTTAGAGCTGtggagagagaaacagagcaatgatGGAGTTGGAAGCTCTGATGTTGTTCTTGAGTCTTACCGTAGCCTGGAAAGCCTTGAAGTTTTCACGAAATCTCTTTCGAATAATACG GCTAATTATTGTGGAGAGTCCATTGATCTTCCTTTTAACTGGAAGATCATGGAGTGGGCACACAAAACCAAGAAAGTATTAGCCTCTGCTAAGCTTCCTTCTCAAGTTAAATTCTATAACATATATGGGACCAATTTAGAAACCCCTCATAGTGTCTG CTATGGGAATGAGAAGATGCCTGTCAAAGATCTAACAAATCTAAGATACTTCCAG CCGACGTATATATGCGTTGACGGTGATGGCACAGTCCCGGTAGAATCTGCCATG GCGGATGGGCTTGAAGCAGTAGCAAGAGTTGGAGTCCCTGGTGAACACCGTGGAATTCTCAACGATCACCGTGTTTTCCGAATGCTAAAAAAATGGCTAAATGTAGGCGAACCTGACCCGTTCTACAACCCAATAAACGACTATGTCATCCTTCCCACCACATTTGAAATGAAGAAATACCACGAGAACGGACTCGAGGTTGCTTCAGTGAAAGAATCATGGGACATCATATCAGATGACAACAATATTGGCATAGCCGGGTCAACCATGAGCTCCATATCGGTCTCTGAACCCGGGAATGATCAAAACCCTCAAGCTGAAGCTCGTGCAACCTTAACCGTTCAACCACAAAACGATGGTAGACAGCATGTAGAGCTCAATGCTGTAAGTGTCTCGGTTGATGCATAA